The Setaria italica strain Yugu1 chromosome IX, Setaria_italica_v2.0, whole genome shotgun sequence genome has a window encoding:
- the LOC111258426 gene encoding uncharacterized protein LOC111258426 encodes MAGSEAEGALTLEDAAAAKAAVPETGVSAPVAPAGVTLAAETKVPTGVPLAGSAATIVQSPEPSADLAISGVVMSSSTATSESALVSPSASSVPGAWRGPVLRCTSRDNPLRRLYALDDAAEWHRWQAMHGGVGQVQAALTSALGVLANAVVPGSQLGAAQGAVRELEGREQAALDGARRAEARFQAVAEKARLDLKEFQAAMDRARRDAEGLKAAAAERARRDAEELARLRGESGALRAEHEQLRLQVQGLQSALSRSVDRERELKL; translated from the exons ATGGCGGGGTCAGAGGCAGAGGGGGCGCTTACTctcgaggacgcggcggcggcgaaggcagCAGTGCCGGAGACCGGGGTCTCCGCCCCAGTCGCTCCCGCGGGAGTAACCCTGGCGGCTGAGACGAAGGTGCCCACAGGGGTACCGTTGgcgggctcggcggcgacgatcGTGCAGTCGCCGGAGCCGTCGGCGGATCTGGCGATTTCTGGCGTCGTGatgtcgtcctcgacggcgacgtcagAGTCGGCCCTCGTTtcgccctcggcttcctccgtcccgggggcgtggagagggcccGTCCTCCGCTGTACATCCCGCGACAACCCGCTGAGGCGCCTCTACGCGCTGGATGatgccgccgagtggcataggtggcaggcgatgcacggcggcgtcggccaAGTTCAGGCGGCTCTGACCTCGGCGCTGGGAGTTTTGGCCAACGCCGTggtccctggcagccag CTCGgcgccgcccagggggccgtCCGCGAGCTGGaggggcgcgagcaggcggcgttagacggggcgcggcgtgccgaggccagGTTCCAGGctgtcgcggagaaggcccgccttgacctcaaggagttccaggccgccaTGGACAGGGCCCGCCGTGATGCCGAGGGGCTAAAAGCCGCTGCTGCTGAGCGGGCCCGCCgtgacgccgaggagctggcgCGACTGAGGGGGGAGAGTGGAGCCCTCCGCGCGGAGCACGAGCAACTCCGTTTGCAGGTGCAGGGGCTCCAGTCCGCCTTGTCCCGCAGCGtcgaccgggagcgcgagctgaag CTttag